In one window of Nesterenkonia sandarakina DNA:
- a CDS encoding PP2C family protein-serine/threonine phosphatase, translated as MALVFRFAARSDTGAVRSKNDDSGYAGRYFAVVADGMGGHAGGDVASASTVLDLAHLDTRGFADPETVLPDEIQTANSFLNKLVKANPKLAGMGTTITSLLITQDRLQFAHIGDSRAYRLKRGRFRQVSKDHTFVQRLVDEGRLDPDQAEYHPHKNVLMRVLGDVDASPELDITSFPLEAGERWLLCSDGLNAVVSERLIEQKLRSTQSLESIVDDLVELTLGGGAPDNVTVVCLEVMEADEAALAPSDELPLSEAAVAAASSDYGGTDATMELDMVPVVNSEAFSAHDDEDTLSPLSAAMVRKKLGARPHLLVGAANKAAETGTIPVVARNVDEHPMAALLTGQPLRPVRHTYSELLDEHPQEQDPTGSAAPHPETGNPQTDSPEPGPETSGTASPAGTAGVAAGAGAASAAEASDPQAGSGGSGSAATQNPAQDGPHRAGAGLAEEPESIEEELVLDQEELEALETTRRRSSWFLPTFVALLVVLVAVVTFLGYVWTQTQYYVGEDEGEVAIYSGVSQSLGPIRLSEVDEHADIALEDLTQYHQQRLQRGIAADDRDHAEHIVSQLRAMAVANADRDEPSPGDEPTEDEPSEEATGSAPQDEDGATEESSEGPSGEDQSAEDPAAQNQGGEQ; from the coding sequence GTGGCTCTGGTATTCCGCTTCGCCGCGCGCTCCGACACCGGTGCCGTGCGCTCGAAGAACGACGACTCTGGCTACGCGGGGCGCTACTTCGCCGTGGTGGCAGACGGCATGGGCGGCCACGCCGGGGGTGACGTCGCCTCGGCGTCGACGGTGCTGGACCTCGCGCACCTGGACACCCGCGGCTTCGCGGACCCTGAGACGGTGCTGCCCGATGAGATCCAGACCGCGAACTCCTTCTTGAACAAGCTGGTCAAAGCCAACCCGAAGCTCGCCGGGATGGGCACCACGATCACCTCACTGCTGATCACCCAGGACCGGCTGCAGTTCGCCCACATCGGAGACTCCCGGGCCTACCGGCTCAAGCGGGGACGCTTCCGGCAGGTGTCCAAGGACCACACCTTCGTCCAGCGTCTGGTCGACGAAGGGCGGCTGGACCCGGATCAGGCCGAGTACCACCCGCATAAGAACGTGCTGATGCGGGTGCTCGGAGACGTCGACGCCTCCCCCGAACTCGACATCACCTCCTTCCCGCTGGAAGCCGGCGAGCGCTGGCTGCTCTGCTCCGACGGGCTCAACGCCGTGGTCTCGGAACGACTGATCGAGCAGAAGCTGCGCTCCACGCAGAGCCTGGAATCGATCGTCGATGACCTGGTCGAGCTGACCCTCGGCGGCGGTGCCCCGGACAACGTGACCGTGGTCTGCCTGGAGGTCATGGAGGCCGACGAGGCCGCGCTGGCTCCCAGCGACGAGCTGCCGCTGAGCGAGGCCGCCGTGGCGGCGGCCTCCTCCGACTACGGCGGCACCGACGCGACCATGGAGCTGGACATGGTCCCGGTGGTCAACTCCGAGGCATTCTCCGCCCACGACGACGAAGACACCCTCTCCCCGCTCTCCGCCGCCATGGTGCGCAAGAAGCTCGGAGCGCGCCCGCACCTGCTCGTCGGTGCCGCCAATAAGGCCGCCGAGACCGGGACGATCCCTGTGGTCGCGCGCAACGTGGACGAACACCCGATGGCCGCCCTGCTCACCGGCCAGCCGCTGCGCCCGGTGCGCCACACCTACTCCGAGCTCTTGGATGAGCATCCGCAGGAGCAGGACCCCACTGGATCCGCGGCGCCGCACCCGGAGACCGGCAACCCGCAGACCGACAGCCCTGAGCCAGGCCCGGAGACCTCCGGGACCGCGAGCCCTGCAGGCACAGCCGGCGTCGCTGCCGGCGCTGGTGCCGCATCCGCCGCCGAGGCGTCCGATCCGCAGGCCGGCTCCGGCGGCTCCGGGTCAGCTGCGACGCAGAACCCAGCGCAGGACGGGCCGCACCGCGCCGGCGCCGGACTGGCCGAGGAGCCCGAGAGCATCGAGGAGGAGCTGGTCCTGGACCAGGAGGAGCTGGAGGCGCTGGAGACGACCCGGCGTCGCAGCTCCTGGTTCCTGCCCACCTTTGTGGCCCTGCTGGTCGTGCTGGTCGCCGTGGTCACCTTTCTGGGCTACGTCTGGACCCAGACCCAGTACTACGTGGGTGAGGACGAGGGCGAAGTCGCCATCTACAGCGGGGTCTCGCAGTCCCTGGGTCCGATCCGGCTCTCCGAGGTCGACGAGCATGCCGATATCGCGCTGGAAGACCTCACCCAGTACCACCAGCAGCGCCTCCAGCGCGGAATCGCCGCCGATGACCGGGACCACGCGGAGCACATCGTCTCCCAGCTGCGTGCCATGGCGGTGGCCAACGCCGATCGGGACGAGCCGAGTCCTGGCGATGAACCCACCGAGGATGAGCCATCTGAGGAAGCCACCGGGTCGGCGCCGCAGGACGAAGACGGGGCCACCGAGGAGTCATCTGAGGGCCCCTCGGGCGAGGACCAGTCAGCCGAGGACCCAGCAGCACAGAATCAGGGAGGTGAGCAGTGA
- a CDS encoding FHA domain-containing protein FhaB/FipA: MSELAVTVLQFGVLLLLWILILSIIAAQGRDMTISKRSRARAAAAHPAPAQRSGPPAPAGASHSGPTPRPRPRRLLVSEGPLAGTELPLGSASIMMGRAQECTLVLEDDYASGKHARLFPQGSRWFLEDLGSTNGTWLGEEQLTRASTVEPGDRIRIGKTVLELRT; encoded by the coding sequence ATGAGTGAACTCGCTGTCACGGTGCTGCAGTTCGGAGTGCTGCTGCTGCTCTGGATCCTGATCCTCTCGATCATCGCAGCACAGGGCCGGGACATGACCATCTCCAAGCGCTCCCGCGCCCGGGCCGCCGCCGCGCATCCCGCGCCCGCGCAGCGCAGCGGACCCCCCGCTCCCGCCGGCGCCAGCCACTCCGGCCCCACCCCGCGTCCGCGGCCTCGGCGTCTGCTGGTGAGCGAGGGACCCCTGGCCGGGACGGAGCTCCCGCTGGGCTCTGCCTCGATCATGATGGGCCGCGCCCAGGAGTGCACCCTGGTGCTCGAGGATGACTATGCCTCCGGCAAGCACGCCCGGCTCTTCCCGCAGGGCTCGCGCTGGTTCCTCGAGGACCTCGGATCCACCAACGGCACCTGGCTCGGGGAGGAGCAGCTCACCCGCGCCTCCACCGTGGAGCCTGGAGACCGGATCCGGATCGGCAAGACCGTCCTGGAGCTGAGGACCTAG
- a CDS encoding FhaA domain-containing protein: MGLLDNLERGIEKAVRGAFSGRGGSLGPVEIATAVRRHMDRESKTIAEGQHLAPNLYKIRLAGEDFTEAKKYGVALAEELCEEILRHAESQGYTLLGPVKATFVKNTELKRGQLSIESRTDRDPQSGPVAPAQSSPAAGPSAAAPLPSTMAQPTVPAHQPPAPAAAASLEYEEQSYPLRPDSTVIGRSTSADITVPDTGVSRKHLELFRSGGAWYARDLGSTNGSYVDGEQLTGETPKVQLIDGALISLGNARLRFRQS; the protein is encoded by the coding sequence GTGGGACTGCTAGACAACCTGGAGCGCGGCATCGAAAAGGCCGTCCGCGGTGCCTTCTCAGGACGAGGAGGGAGTCTGGGACCCGTGGAGATCGCCACCGCCGTACGCCGCCACATGGACCGAGAGTCCAAGACCATCGCCGAAGGCCAGCACCTGGCTCCGAACCTGTACAAGATCCGGCTCGCTGGAGAGGACTTCACCGAGGCCAAGAAGTACGGCGTCGCCCTGGCCGAGGAGCTCTGTGAGGAGATCCTGCGCCATGCCGAATCCCAGGGATACACCCTGCTGGGACCGGTGAAGGCCACCTTCGTGAAGAACACCGAGCTCAAGCGCGGGCAGCTGAGCATCGAGTCCCGCACCGACAGGGACCCGCAGTCGGGACCGGTCGCTCCGGCCCAGTCCTCTCCTGCGGCTGGCCCCAGCGCCGCGGCCCCGCTGCCCTCCACCATGGCCCAGCCCACGGTCCCCGCCCACCAGCCTCCCGCCCCGGCGGCCGCCGCGAGCCTGGAGTACGAGGAGCAGAGCTACCCGCTGCGCCCGGATTCCACCGTGATCGGGCGCTCCACCTCGGCTGACATCACCGTTCCCGACACCGGGGTCTCCCGGAAGCACCTGGAGCTCTTCCGCTCCGGGGGTGCCTGGTACGCCCGGGACCTGGGATCCACCAACGGCTCCTACGTGGACGGCGAGCAGCTCACCGGTGAGACTCCGAAGGTCCAGCTCATCGACGGCGCCCTGATCTCGCTCGGCAACGCGCGCCTGCGCTTCCGCCAGAGCTGA
- a CDS encoding ABC transporter substrate-binding protein, translated as MQSVAVSSVLALGLSACGGAADGDDEGGAADGEAVTLSVTTFNEFGYEELFEEYEELNENITIEHNKIDTAENARDSLRNSLGAGQGASDIEPIEVDWLAEFQQYPDRFEDLTDPELEDRWLDWKYQDAVLEDGSLIGYGTDSGPQAVCYRADLFEEAGLPTDREEVAEFLGDSWEDYFAAGEEFVAESDSAWYSGSDNIWQGMINQVEVPYQDESGEIIADTNPEVKDLYDQLLKASVENELSAGLAQWSGDWSDAFQREETFATMMCPGWMLGIIEGNAAEVEGWDIANTFPGGGGNWGGSYLTVPSQGENIEQAKELAAWLTAPEQQLKAFGVVGAFPSTTEALEADELLSATNEFFNDAPTGEILAERADAVETQPLKGTEYLTINVAIQDAINRVDVDGIDDPDASWEKFVNDMEALR; from the coding sequence ATGCAGTCAGTGGCGGTGAGCTCGGTGCTGGCACTGGGGCTCAGCGCCTGCGGAGGTGCTGCCGATGGCGACGACGAAGGCGGAGCGGCCGACGGGGAGGCGGTCACCCTCAGCGTGACCACCTTCAACGAGTTCGGCTATGAGGAGCTCTTCGAAGAGTACGAGGAGCTCAACGAGAACATCACCATCGAGCACAACAAGATCGACACCGCCGAGAACGCCCGCGACTCGCTGCGCAACAGCCTGGGTGCCGGTCAGGGAGCCTCGGACATCGAACCCATCGAGGTGGACTGGCTCGCAGAGTTCCAGCAGTACCCCGACCGCTTCGAGGATCTCACCGATCCCGAACTGGAGGACCGCTGGCTGGATTGGAAGTATCAGGACGCAGTCCTTGAGGACGGCAGCCTGATCGGCTACGGCACCGACAGCGGGCCGCAGGCGGTCTGCTACCGGGCCGACCTCTTCGAGGAGGCCGGACTGCCCACCGATCGTGAAGAGGTGGCCGAGTTCCTCGGAGACTCCTGGGAGGACTACTTCGCCGCCGGTGAGGAGTTCGTCGCCGAGTCTGACTCCGCCTGGTACTCCGGCTCGGACAACATCTGGCAGGGCATGATCAACCAGGTCGAGGTCCCCTACCAGGACGAGTCCGGGGAGATCATCGCCGACACCAACCCCGAGGTGAAGGATCTCTACGACCAGCTTCTGAAGGCCTCGGTGGAGAATGAGCTCTCCGCGGGCCTGGCCCAGTGGAGCGGCGACTGGTCCGATGCCTTCCAGCGCGAAGAGACCTTCGCGACCATGATGTGCCCCGGCTGGATGCTGGGCATCATCGAGGGCAACGCCGCCGAGGTCGAGGGCTGGGACATCGCCAACACCTTCCCAGGTGGCGGCGGCAACTGGGGCGGGTCCTACCTGACCGTTCCTTCCCAGGGCGAGAACATCGAGCAGGCCAAGGAGCTCGCGGCCTGGCTGACCGCCCCGGAGCAGCAGCTCAAGGCGTTCGGGGTCGTCGGGGCATTCCCCTCCACCACCGAGGCGCTGGAGGCAGACGAGCTGCTCTCGGCCACCAACGAGTTCTTCAACGACGCCCCCACCGGCGAGATCCTGGCCGAGCGCGCCGACGCCGTGGAGACCCAGCCGCTGAAGGGCACCGAGTACCTGACCATCAACGTGGCGATCCAGGACGCGATCAACCGGGTGGACGTGGACGGGATCGATGACCCCGACGCCTCCTGGGAGAAGTTCGTCAACGACATGGAAGCTCTGCGCTGA
- a CDS encoding carbohydrate ABC transporter permease, protein MSAPAAQVPVSTTRSGGSAPEPRTGRRKPKLSFRHRASAWDRRYSPYLYISPFFILFAVVGLFPLIYTAWVATHDWDLIMGQGEFIGGENFMAVLGERGFWISLRNTLSIFILSSAPQVVIAILIAYLLDYNLRARTFWRMGVLIPYVVTPVAVALIFSNLFGDRFGLVNSILETVGIDAIGWHSGTLPSHLAIATMVNFRWTGYNALIFLAAMQAVPRDLYEAAAIDGAGKVRQFISVTIPNLRPTIIFVIITSTIGGLQIFDEPRMFDQYGRGGTDGQWQTMTMYLYELGWTRSDFGQASAVAVLLFLLIVAIGLINFVITRRISSSEVKR, encoded by the coding sequence ATGTCCGCCCCAGCTGCGCAGGTACCAGTCAGCACCACACGCAGCGGCGGGTCCGCGCCAGAACCGAGGACCGGTCGCCGGAAGCCGAAGCTGAGCTTCCGGCACCGGGCCTCGGCCTGGGATCGTCGATACTCGCCGTACCTCTACATCAGTCCGTTCTTCATCCTCTTCGCCGTGGTCGGGCTCTTCCCGCTGATCTACACCGCATGGGTCGCCACCCACGACTGGGACCTGATCATGGGTCAGGGAGAGTTCATCGGTGGCGAGAACTTCATGGCGGTGCTGGGGGAGCGGGGCTTCTGGATCTCGCTGCGCAACACGCTCTCGATCTTCATCCTCTCCTCCGCGCCCCAGGTGGTCATCGCGATCCTGATCGCCTACCTGCTGGACTACAACCTCCGGGCCAGGACCTTCTGGCGGATGGGCGTGCTGATCCCCTACGTGGTCACCCCCGTCGCCGTGGCGCTGATCTTCTCGAACCTGTTCGGGGACCGATTCGGTCTGGTGAACTCGATCCTGGAGACCGTGGGCATCGACGCGATCGGCTGGCACTCCGGGACGCTTCCCAGCCACCTGGCCATCGCCACCATGGTGAACTTCCGCTGGACCGGGTACAACGCGCTGATCTTCCTCGCGGCCATGCAGGCGGTGCCACGTGACCTCTATGAGGCGGCGGCGATCGACGGCGCGGGCAAGGTCCGCCAGTTCATCTCGGTGACCATCCCGAACCTGCGTCCCACCATCATCTTCGTGATCATCACCTCGACCATCGGCGGGCTGCAGATCTTCGACGAGCCGCGGATGTTCGACCAGTACGGTCGCGGCGGCACCGACGGGCAGTGGCAGACCATGACCATGTATCTCTACGAACTCGGCTGGACCCGTTCGGACTTCGGGCAGGCCTCTGCGGTGGCCGTGCTGCTGTTCCTGCTGATCGTGGCCATCGGACTGATCAACTTCGTCATCACCCGCCGCATCTCAAGCTCGGAGGTCAAGCGATGA
- a CDS encoding carbohydrate ABC transporter permease — protein sequence MSALEEKPLPIIPRTGPASAPKNDADPFGRRGSGPGDGSRRRRRGGSGGPGRGPGWIVYGCLAAVILGSMFPLWWSFLIGSHDSTILSRDSFPLLPGGNFFSNAVEVIDTVPFWRATMNSVIVSTVTAVSVVFFSTLAGYAFAKLRFKGAVPLLVFVIATMAIPTQLGVVPLYQVMARLGWTGELQAVIVPGLVTAFGVFWMTQYLRQAIPDELIEAATVDGCSMIRTFFHVALPAAKPAAAMLFLFTFVLNWTNFFWPFIVLGPQNPTLPVALQQLQAAHFVDYSLVLAGATMATIPLLILFIFTGRQLVSGIMQGAVKQ from the coding sequence ATGAGCGCGCTCGAAGAGAAGCCGCTGCCGATCATCCCGCGCACGGGACCGGCCAGCGCACCGAAGAACGACGCCGACCCGTTCGGCCGCCGCGGATCGGGGCCCGGAGACGGTTCCCGCCGACGTCGGCGAGGCGGCTCCGGCGGCCCTGGCCGCGGACCGGGGTGGATCGTCTACGGCTGCCTGGCAGCGGTGATTCTGGGCAGCATGTTCCCGCTCTGGTGGTCCTTCCTGATCGGAAGCCATGACTCCACCATCTTGTCCCGGGACTCCTTCCCGCTGCTCCCGGGTGGGAACTTCTTCTCCAATGCCGTCGAGGTGATCGACACCGTTCCCTTCTGGCGGGCCACGATGAACTCGGTGATCGTCTCCACCGTCACCGCGGTCTCGGTGGTCTTCTTCTCCACCCTGGCCGGCTACGCCTTCGCGAAGCTGCGCTTCAAGGGTGCGGTCCCGCTGCTGGTCTTCGTGATCGCCACCATGGCGATCCCCACCCAGCTCGGCGTGGTCCCGCTCTACCAGGTGATGGCCCGGCTGGGCTGGACCGGGGAGCTGCAGGCGGTCATTGTGCCGGGACTGGTCACCGCCTTCGGCGTGTTCTGGATGACCCAGTACCTGCGCCAGGCGATCCCGGACGAGCTCATCGAGGCCGCCACTGTGGACGGGTGCTCCATGATCCGCACCTTCTTCCACGTCGCGCTGCCCGCCGCGAAACCGGCGGCGGCGATGTTGTTCCTCTTCACCTTCGTCCTGAACTGGACGAACTTCTTCTGGCCGTTCATCGTGCTCGGCCCGCAGAACCCCACCCTGCCGGTGGCGCTGCAGCAGCTGCAGGCCGCGCACTTCGTGGACTACTCACTGGTCCTGGCGGGAGCCACCATGGCCACCATCCCGCTGCTCATCCTGTTCATCTTCACGGGCCGTCAGCTCGTATCCGGAATCATGCAAGGAGCCGTCAAACAATGA
- a CDS encoding GH1 family beta-glucosidase, giving the protein MTSSLTARTTDASSAVAFPTDFLFGSATAAYQVEGAAAEGGRAPSVWDTFAHTPGKVHEGETGDVACDHFHRFREDVALMKRLNLKVYRFSVSWSRVMPDGVNVNPEGLKFYSDLVDELLAAGILPWLTQYHWDLPQALEDAGGWANRQTAERFADYAVTLHEALGSRVRHWTTLNEPWCAAFLGYANGHHAPGRTSPEDALAAAHHLLLGHGLAVGALRRRDPELELGLTLNFTDYRPADPASPGDVDAARRLDGSFNRFFASAIFHGAYPSDVLEDQAGLWREGLVQPGDLEIISTPIDVLGVNFYTGELLTGADPEHAAQAAAAARAQGAPNPNVGSEHVSSIPRGLPATAMGWEVFPQGLHDLLLRLHREYTGPAGVALYVTENGAAYPDAPDAAGFVQDDDRLSYIREHLHAVHQAISSGADVRGYFVWSLLDNFEWAFGYDRRFGIVRVDYDTLARIPKASANWYAQVAATGVVD; this is encoded by the coding sequence ATGACTTCCTCACTCACCGCCCGCACCACCGACGCCAGCAGCGCTGTGGCTTTCCCCACCGACTTCCTCTTCGGCTCGGCCACCGCGGCCTACCAGGTGGAGGGCGCCGCGGCAGAAGGTGGCCGGGCCCCCTCGGTGTGGGACACCTTCGCCCACACCCCCGGGAAGGTCCACGAGGGCGAGACCGGAGACGTGGCCTGCGACCACTTCCACCGCTTCCGGGAGGACGTGGCGCTGATGAAGCGGCTGAACCTTAAGGTCTACCGGTTCTCGGTCAGCTGGTCCCGAGTGATGCCCGATGGGGTCAACGTGAACCCGGAGGGGCTGAAGTTCTACTCAGACCTGGTCGATGAGCTGCTGGCCGCGGGCATCCTGCCCTGGCTCACGCAGTATCACTGGGACCTGCCCCAGGCGCTGGAGGATGCGGGCGGCTGGGCGAACCGACAGACCGCTGAGCGCTTCGCCGACTACGCGGTCACCCTGCATGAGGCCCTGGGAAGCCGGGTCCGGCACTGGACCACGCTGAACGAGCCCTGGTGTGCGGCCTTCCTCGGCTACGCCAACGGACACCACGCTCCGGGCCGGACCTCACCGGAGGATGCCCTGGCGGCGGCGCATCACCTGCTGCTCGGGCACGGGCTCGCGGTCGGCGCGCTGCGACGTCGTGATCCGGAGCTCGAGCTGGGACTGACGCTGAACTTCACCGACTACCGCCCCGCGGACCCGGCCTCGCCGGGAGACGTGGATGCCGCCCGGCGTCTGGATGGCAGCTTCAACCGGTTCTTCGCCTCCGCGATCTTCCACGGGGCCTACCCGTCCGATGTGCTTGAGGACCAGGCCGGACTCTGGCGCGAAGGCCTGGTCCAGCCTGGAGATCTGGAGATCATCTCGACGCCGATCGATGTGCTCGGAGTCAACTTCTACACCGGAGAGCTGCTCACGGGTGCGGACCCGGAGCACGCCGCCCAGGCGGCCGCCGCGGCACGCGCCCAGGGAGCCCCGAACCCGAACGTGGGATCGGAGCATGTCTCCTCGATCCCGCGCGGGCTGCCGGCCACCGCCATGGGCTGGGAGGTCTTCCCGCAGGGGCTGCATGACCTGCTGCTGCGGCTGCACCGGGAGTACACCGGGCCCGCCGGGGTGGCGCTCTATGTCACCGAGAACGGCGCGGCCTACCCCGATGCGCCCGATGCCGCGGGCTTCGTCCAGGACGACGACCGGCTCAGCTACATCCGGGAGCACCTGCACGCGGTGCACCAGGCGATCTCCTCCGGCGCGGACGTGCGCGGCTACTTCGTGTGGTCGCTGCTGGACAACTTCGAGTGGGCCTTCGGCTACGACCGCCGGTTCGGGATCGTGCGGGTGGATTACGATACGCTTGCGCGCATTCCGAAGGCCTCCGCGAACTGGTATGCACAGGTGGCGGCCACGGGCGTGGTGGACTGA
- a CDS encoding LacI family DNA-binding transcriptional regulator produces the protein MPARRLPTLEDVAARAGVSRATASRAVNLDPRVRSQSRLAVEAAVTELGYRPNRAARSLVIQEVDSIAVVVPEAEDRVFADPFFASMLASITQRLADSPVQVLLAMGQPGGRQKIERYLRGGYTDGAIIVSHHRDDDLSGVLHETKLPAVYVGRPYAGDVGIPWVDVDNNFGATLAAEHLIGLGRRRLATIAGPQDMAAGSDRLAGWRAALDGAGLDSDLVEFGDFTSASGAAAMERLLERAPELDGVFVASDLMAVAAMHEMQSRGIAVPEQIAVVGFDDSHAAQLTRPPLTTVINPVGELAGRAVDLLLQLMKGEAVDPVVLQTQMVKRTSG, from the coding sequence ATGCCGGCTCGGCGACTGCCGACTCTGGAGGATGTGGCGGCCAGGGCAGGGGTCTCACGCGCCACCGCCTCGCGCGCGGTCAACCTCGATCCGCGGGTGCGCTCGCAGTCTCGGCTCGCGGTGGAGGCTGCGGTCACCGAGCTCGGCTATCGGCCGAACCGGGCCGCGCGCTCGCTGGTGATCCAGGAGGTGGACTCCATCGCCGTCGTCGTGCCCGAGGCCGAGGACCGGGTCTTCGCGGATCCGTTCTTCGCCTCGATGCTGGCCTCGATCACCCAGCGGCTGGCGGACTCCCCGGTGCAGGTGCTGCTGGCCATGGGTCAGCCGGGGGGCCGGCAGAAGATCGAGCGGTATCTGCGCGGGGGATACACCGATGGGGCCATCATCGTCTCGCATCACCGCGACGACGACCTCTCGGGTGTGCTCCATGAGACCAAGCTGCCCGCGGTCTATGTGGGTCGACCCTACGCCGGGGACGTCGGGATCCCCTGGGTGGATGTGGACAACAACTTCGGGGCCACCCTCGCGGCGGAGCATCTGATCGGCCTGGGACGACGTCGGCTGGCCACCATCGCCGGGCCGCAGGACATGGCGGCAGGCTCGGACCGGCTCGCCGGGTGGAGGGCTGCGCTGGATGGTGCCGGCCTGGACTCAGACCTCGTGGAGTTCGGGGACTTCACCTCGGCCTCCGGGGCGGCGGCGATGGAGCGTCTGCTCGAGCGTGCCCCGGAGCTCGACGGAGTCTTCGTCGCCTCGGACCTGATGGCGGTGGCCGCCATGCACGAGATGCAATCTCGAGGGATCGCGGTGCCGGAGCAGATCGCGGTGGTCGGATTCGATGACTCACACGCCGCGCAGCTGACCCGCCCGCCGCTGACCACAGTGATCAACCCGGTGGGGGAGCTCGCTGGCCGAGCCGTGGACCTGCTGCTGCAGCTGATGAAGGGGGAGGCCGTGGACCCGGTGGTGCTGCAGACGCAGATGGTGAAACGGACATCTGGGTGA
- a CDS encoding YceI family protein — protein MAHLTTGTWNLDSAHSEIGMTVRHAGISKVRAIFEEAEATLVVSEGDVATLDARVKAVSFNSKNADRDAHVRGEDFLDSENHPELTFVAQNITASGEEFEISGDLSIRGVTKPVTFEVEFGGQAVDPFGMTRAGFSANTVISRKEFGLTWNAALEAGGVLVGDKVSIDLEAAFVLEQ, from the coding sequence ATGGCACATCTGACCACCGGCACCTGGAACCTCGACTCCGCACACTCCGAGATCGGCATGACCGTGCGCCACGCCGGGATCTCCAAGGTGCGGGCCATCTTCGAGGAGGCCGAGGCCACCCTCGTCGTCTCCGAAGGTGACGTGGCGACCCTGGACGCCCGCGTCAAGGCCGTATCCTTCAACTCCAAGAACGCCGATCGCGACGCCCACGTCCGCGGCGAGGACTTCCTGGATTCCGAGAACCACCCGGAGCTCACCTTCGTGGCGCAGAACATCACCGCCAGCGGCGAGGAGTTCGAGATCTCGGGCGATCTGAGCATCCGCGGGGTCACCAAGCCGGTGACCTTCGAGGTGGAGTTCGGCGGCCAGGCCGTGGATCCCTTCGGCATGACCCGCGCAGGTTTCTCCGCGAACACCGTGATCTCCCGCAAGGAGTTCGGCCTGACCTGGAACGCAGCCCTGGAAGCCGGCGGCGTGCTGGTCGGCGACAAGGTCTCGATCGACCTCGAGGCAGCCTTCGTCCTGGAGCAGTGA
- a CDS encoding sugar phosphate isomerase/epimerase family protein, translating into MARPVTLFTGQWADLPFEEVARLAGEWGYDGLEIACWGDHLDPRRAAEDDAYVKDRLDILEKNGLKVYTIANHLRGQAVCDDPIDARHRDILPDHIWGDGDPEGVRQRAAEEMKYTARAAARLGVKTVTGFTGSASWKYVAMFPPVSPELVEAGYRDFADRWNPILDVFDEVGVQFAHEVHPSEIAYDYWTTQRALEAIGHREAFGLNWDPSHMVWQDLDSVGFLWDYQDRIYHVHCKDTKKRLNGRNGRLSSHLAWADPRRGWDFISTGRGDVPWEDAFRMLNAIGYTGPLSVEWEDAGMDRLIGAPQALEFVRSHPFEPSDAAFDAAFSSS; encoded by the coding sequence ATGGCACGACCAGTCACGCTGTTCACCGGACAATGGGCGGACCTGCCCTTCGAGGAGGTCGCCCGGCTCGCCGGGGAATGGGGCTACGACGGCCTGGAGATCGCCTGCTGGGGGGATCATCTGGACCCACGGCGCGCAGCTGAGGACGATGCCTACGTGAAGGACCGCCTGGACATCTTGGAGAAGAACGGGCTGAAGGTCTACACGATCGCGAATCACCTGCGCGGGCAGGCGGTCTGCGACGATCCGATCGACGCCCGCCACCGGGACATCCTGCCCGATCACATCTGGGGTGACGGTGACCCGGAGGGCGTGCGGCAGCGGGCGGCTGAGGAGATGAAGTACACCGCGCGGGCCGCGGCCCGGCTGGGGGTCAAGACCGTGACCGGCTTCACCGGCTCCGCCAGCTGGAAGTACGTGGCGATGTTCCCTCCGGTCTCACCGGAGCTTGTGGAGGCAGGGTACCGGGACTTCGCCGACCGCTGGAACCCGATCCTGGATGTCTTCGACGAGGTGGGGGTCCAGTTCGCCCACGAGGTGCATCCTTCGGAGATCGCCTATGACTATTGGACGACCCAGCGCGCCCTGGAGGCGATCGGGCACCGCGAGGCCTTCGGTCTGAACTGGGATCCGTCCCACATGGTCTGGCAGGACCTGGACTCGGTGGGATTCCTCTGGGACTACCAGGACCGGATCTATCACGTGCACTGCAAGGACACGAAGAAGCGGCTCAACGGTCGCAACGGCAGGTTGTCCTCGCATCTGGCGTGGGCCGATCCTCGACGCGGCTGGGACTTCATCTCCACCGGACGTGGGGATGTGCCCTGGGAGGATGCCTTCCGGATGCTCAACGCGATCGGCTACACCGGTCCGCTCTCCGTGGAGTGGGAGGACGCCGGAATGGACCGGCTCATCGGCGCGCCCCAGGCCCTGGAGTTCGTGCGCTCCCACCCGTTCGAGCCCTCGGACGCCGCCTTTGACGCGGCGTTCTCCTCCTCCTGA